DNA sequence from the Halorubrum sp. BOL3-1 genome:
TCGCCCCACTACCAGCACCCTTAACAATTTATGCGTTACACATGTTTAGCGGCATATACCTGTGAGTACATTAGAGACTCATCTCCAAGAAATGGAAAGACAACTCGCCGATGTTAATCGACCCCCAGCAACGACGTTAGAAATCATTGGGGAAACCAAACGCGAGCGATACTGGGAAGACTTGTTGGTTTACTTTTTAATTCCAGATGAGCCCCACGGGTTTGGCACCGATGTAATGTCGGCGTTTTTGAAGGCACTCTCTGAGCATGGGGGGACGTCATTCTCCCCACGACGCCACAACCTCGAACAGGTTGAAGTTGAATCTCAAGTTCCAACGAGCAACGGTCCGTTCGATATACTCCTCTGGAACGAGGATGAGTGGTACATCGTTATTGAGTTGAAAGTCAGTGCGACTGAAACAGGAAGCCAAACGAAACGATATGCCCAAGCATCCAAGCTGGGGGACCTCAGAGTTACCCCATACGAGGGAGACAAGGAGTACGTGTATCTCACCCCAAGAAGTACAGCCTCATCAACATCCGAGAGATTTGACGACGTTTCGTGGGAGCACATTATTCCCTATTTCGAAGAAGTCCTGACAACAGGCCACGGCCACTATCCGTTGAAAAGTCATGCTCAGTTCGCTGACTACCTTGACACGATAAGACAGACACTCAACATGGATGACTTCACAACGATCTCAAAAGAAACGAAACTGTACACCGAATACGCCGAGACGATTGACCGACTCGTTGAGGCCTACGAGAGCGATAAAGCTGAAATCTTCAATCAACTTCAAACAACGTTTTTCAACGAGCTAGCCGGCTCTAAAGAGGAATGGTCAATAAACAACCGCCCGAGTAGGTATATCAATTTCGCAAAGAAAGGCTGGGGAAACGTGGCCGGGAGTGTACAAATCGAATATGAACCCCATGTCCATCTCGATCGTGAGCATCCCGAGATACGGCTCCGACTAGATATTGAAGGCACAGGAAAAAGTCAAATACGAAATGAGCTTCACGAAACGCTGAATCAGGCAGATCGCGACACGTTGGAGAAAGCTGATTGGGAAGTTGTTGATGGGGGCTATGCGTATCTCGCGAAATCAGTGCCGTTAGACATAGATGATCCAGCAGCATCTATCCGTCATGCTATCAACGACCTCAATCAACTCCGCGAGACAGTCGAACCTTGCATCGACGAGATCGTGGCTGATCATCAGCACACCACCGACTAGCGATACTCAGTCGTATTTGATAGATCCACGCCCTACAGCTCATACGGTACTCCGAATATGATTTCAAAGTAGTGGGGTTCCCAACGGTCAGCCTGTCGCTCTTGATGAGATTTTATTTTTGGTGGGAAACAGTGATTGCGTCCGGTGGTATCCGTCCGTCAACGACGACCTCATGGCTAGTTCCAATATTTCGGCTGGGTTTCCACAGAATCATTGAATCCCAGTACCTGTGAGCAAGCATTTCGGGTTTATCGGGAGATGACAACTCCAGCTCTTCAAGTGGTGCGACTCGTGCAGTCCAAATCTTCCCCTCAATTTGGTCTACATCTATTTCAAGAAGAACTTGATCTTCGTCAGTGGACATCTGATACGGCACAAGCGTTAGCATATTCTCTCGTGGTGGGTAATCAGGTGGCCTTGTTTCCTCGATATGATGAACAACTGAACTAGGGGGCAACTCTTCAGATGGTTCAGTAAGTCCGTTAGAGAGGATATCCTCAAGTTCGTCTCGTTTGACCGACGTGTACATATGCTGTATACGAGGATAATTTAGAATTTGAATATTACTATCGATACCAAATAATTACCAGTTGGTGAGTACTTTGTAGCTTTATTAGATCCGTAGTATTTCAAAACTCGAATACGTAAATTGTGGCATGTACGACCTTACTGGCTTTCAGCGAGACCTGCTGTACGTCGTTGCTGGACTTGATGACCCCCATGGACTCGCCGTCAAAGACGAACTCGAAGACTACTACGAAAAGGAGATCCACCACGGCCGGCTCTATCCAAATCTCGATACCCTTGTTGAGAAGGGACTCGTTGAGAAGAGCCAGCGCGATCGACGAACCAACGAATACACCACTACCCGCCGAGGCACGAGAGAGATCGAAGCGCGGACTGAATGGGAAGCCGAGTATGTTGACCACGACGAGTGACTGAACTGCTATACTTGAGAGCAGTTCACAGGTTACTGTGAGTATCGATATACGTCAGATTGTGCCTTCGTCAGTTTTTCTTTGTCAACTAATTATGAAAGTGCTCGACTGGTACTCGATTTTGGTCGGTCAGTTGCTGTTACAATTTCAAACGTCGTGGAAAGTAATCACACTAATTAGTTAGTCTGTATAGTTGTGCTAAGTAGTTGTACTTCTGTCTCATATAGTTATACTAGTTAGTACAACTAGTTAGGCTAGATGGTCTGTCTGACGTATCTTTATTACCAGACAGTCTAACTGAGATATCATGCTTACATACACGACGTACTCCGAAGCTGGGGGCGTCGGGAAAACAACGCTCGCGTCAAATCTCGCAGACGCCCACGCCCAGCACGGTCGCGATGTCCTCGCAATCGATCTTGACCCACAGAATGGCTCGCTCACGTACCTCCTCGGTGTCGACGCCCCACGTGAGGACAGCGACGCCGACAACATCGCCCGCCACATTATCGACCGGCCGAAAGGAGACTTCGACGAGCTCATTAAGAAGACGCCATACGGGTTTGACCTTGTGCCGAGTCACAACATGCTAGAGAACCTCGGCGATCTCCTCGGCCAGGCAGAGTCGATAGCAGAGGACCTCAGCGAGGAGTTCAACCGCTGGGATCGGCTCCGGGAAGTGTTGCTCAACACCAGCGTGCCCGACGAGTACGACACAATCATCGTAGACCCCCCGGCAACTGCGGGCCCGCACCTCTACAACGCGATCGGCGCAACGCGCTCGCTTGTGGTCCCACTAGAGCCGACCGGGAAGGGGCTACAATCGATCATGGGGCTTCGCGACGTTGTCCAGGGCTTTGAAGACACAGTCGGTGTGACGGTCGGTGTACTCGCGGTTGTTCCGAACGGCGTCGGTAGGACTACAGACCAACAACAGTATCTAGAACGGCTCTGTGAGCTCGGCTACGACGCTCCAGTCGCAATTGGCGATCGGTCGTCACTGTTCGAGGGGTGCTGGGACGTTCAGCGGACGGCGTTCTCGTACGTCGATGAGGTCCGCAACCGGAAGCGCGATCACGAGATGGAGACGCTCGAGGATCTCCACACACTAGCGCGGCATCTTGAAGAGGTGAGCGCCTGATGGCGAACGGAATGAAGTCCGGTGCCGGCGACGACCCGTTCGCAGACGATGACGATCAGGAGGACAGCGTCGACGAGAAAACTGTAGAGTCGGCTCCAGAGCCCCACCACGAGGACCTCCACGAGGAAACCAGCGAGCCAGATTCGACCTCGGCGATGCCGGGTATACCGGATCACCCCGGTGATGTTGAGGCGACGCTGCCGTGGATCCACCGTCGCGACGGCGTCAAGGACGATCGTAGCCACAAGACGGTCCACTACACCGAACACACCCTGAAGCGCGAGCGTCGCGAGCTGCTCGGGGCCGTCGAAGACGAGCTCGGAGAAGACGTCGAGCTCACAGACGCTCGGGAGGCGGCGTACCTCGTCGGGATGGACCACGTCGAGGAGGTTGCGGACCTCCTCCAGGAGTGGGGCTACGCGATAGAGTAAGAGTCAGATATTATATAGCGAGATGTAATATACTTCACTTCAATAACGGGGTGTTCCCGCTGATCGATCCCGGATTGAAGCGTGTTTACCCCGGCTTTGAGGTGGATAGATCTACCTCTTCGCGGGTGTGAACCCGCCAGACACCACGTTTCCGGTGGTTATATACCTAGATTTTGGGATAAACCAGGCTATCCAGAAACCTAGGACTGTATCGTTTTTCCGCTGCGGCCACCAACCTTCTGTATGCCCACGTTCGCCGTCAACTGTCCGGGGTGCGGAGTCTCGAAAGAACACATGACGACGACCGCGAACAAGATCGGCGTCCACTGTAGTTGCGGCATCAGCTTCAGCGTCAACATCGAGGAACAGACCGTCGACGACTGGTGGGAGCGCAAGGGGTCTTAACCAACAGGTAGAACATATTGGTCTCCTATGTTGGTTAATATTGAGAAGATCCAACACTTCGTATCCATGTAGTCGCTGCTCGCTATCTACCCTAAACAGCGAGACATCATTTGAGTAGCTTTAGATTTAACCTACAATTATCTATTAGACACCAGATTGTTGGTTAACACAATTCGTCTGTAGTTCTACCTAACTCCGAGCAATGCTGATAGGGAAATTCAGAGATACAGTATAAAAGAGAGAAGACGAGCTTAGCGGTCGCGAGCGACCGCCGGGCAATCGTGGACGGCAATCCGTTCTGGGAGCCCGGTCGCTCCACAGACGGGACACTCTACGAGCGGCGTCGGCGGGAGGTTGCGACACTGCTCGCGGGCTGCCTCGAGATGCGCGCGGACGACGGGCGACTCACACCGCGTGATCGCCTGTGCGAGATGCATCTCGAGTGCTTCGCGAGCCGTCCGTTCGGGCGTGCGTCTCTCGCGACCAGTCATCGCAATCTTCCCGGTCGTCGGGTGGCGGTAGTCAGATGTCGAGACGACGGTCTGTCGGTGGACATCCGATACTTAGCTTTGAGAGGGGAACAGCCGCTAACCACATCAGTATTACCGATTTCTGGAGTGACTAATGCGCCCATCTCTTTCTTACCGCACTTTCCCTTGGGCGCTCTTGGGTAGAGGATTGTTGTGAGGGCTCGTTAGCTCAGGTGGGTTCCAAGAAGCCAAGGTTCAGCTATGTTCACGACCGTTCTGGAGGGGAAGCTCAAAAGAGCCGAGTTTGTAAAACCGCAAGACAGCTTGCCACCAACAATCTACGCCACAAGAGCGCTGTAGAATATTACTCTTGGTTAAGCCCTGCCTCAATAGCCTCCAACGACTCCGCAGTCTGTGTCATAATTTGGGCGTAAGCGTCTCGATAATCGCGCACAGGCCGCTGAAGACCTGCTGCCTCAATCGCACGCTTCCATTCACTAGTCCCCCTGTGCGCACCGTGCTGACGTAGTCCGTAGACGGCATTCAACGGGTCAAGAAGCTCCCCGGCTTCGTTATCATTGAAGAGATAGGCTGTCAGTTCATAAAGTGCCGACTTCGTGCCATTCACGTCACTAGCACGATTCTCAGGCAGGAAGTCCTTGATCTCCTCAAGATGAGCGTCCATCCGCTCAAACAGTACTTTGTTGAGAGCGACCATCGAATCAACTAATTGGTCCTGATCGTTGCGAGCCGGCATAATTACTGCCTCTACTTCGTCGCTTGAATCGAGATCACCAATCAGCGGTGTCCCGTGGATCTGCTCGAAAGTTTCGCTCAACTTGTCGAGAGTACTCAGTACACGGGTACTGTAAGATGGGTGGTCGTCTTGGTCAACGAATTCTGCGAGGATCTGAGTTTTGTGGGCGTCGTTAGGGAGCTGGCCGATGGAAGCTTGATTATGTACCTTCCAATGTGGAAGCTCATGATTAGGTAGCTTCTGTAGATCGTCAACGAACAGCACGACTTCGTGTTCCTCATTTCTGAAGATGGTTGCTATAGTGAGATCTTGGTACTCAATGGTACCCATCTCGGTTGTGGTCCATTCAACTTTCCCTTCTGGTGAATCGACGTATTTCTCCAAGACATCCATCTCGAAGTATACCCAATCTATCGGAACATGACTTGATTGTGCCTCTAAGTCGGATACCGATACTTCGTTACCACCTCCAGTGATGAATTCAATCTGCTTGTTTTTTTCCAAGCGACGAGCTACACTTGCGTC
Encoded proteins:
- a CDS encoding PD-(D/E)XK nuclease family protein, coding for MERQLADVNRPPATTLEIIGETKRERYWEDLLVYFLIPDEPHGFGTDVMSAFLKALSEHGGTSFSPRRHNLEQVEVESQVPTSNGPFDILLWNEDEWYIVIELKVSATETGSQTKRYAQASKLGDLRVTPYEGDKEYVYLTPRSTASSTSERFDDVSWEHIIPYFEEVLTTGHGHYPLKSHAQFADYLDTIRQTLNMDDFTTISKETKLYTEYAETIDRLVEAYESDKAEIFNQLQTTFFNELAGSKEEWSINNRPSRYINFAKKGWGNVAGSVQIEYEPHVHLDREHPEIRLRLDIEGTGKSQIRNELHETLNQADRDTLEKADWEVVDGGYAYLAKSVPLDIDDPAASIRHAINDLNQLRETVEPCIDEIVADHQHTTD
- a CDS encoding ParA family protein codes for the protein MLTYTTYSEAGGVGKTTLASNLADAHAQHGRDVLAIDLDPQNGSLTYLLGVDAPREDSDADNIARHIIDRPKGDFDELIKKTPYGFDLVPSHNMLENLGDLLGQAESIAEDLSEEFNRWDRLREVLLNTSVPDEYDTIIVDPPATAGPHLYNAIGATRSLVVPLEPTGKGLQSIMGLRDVVQGFEDTVGVTVGVLAVVPNGVGRTTDQQQYLERLCELGYDAPVAIGDRSSLFEGCWDVQRTAFSYVDEVRNRKRDHEMETLEDLHTLARHLEEVSA
- a CDS encoding helix-turn-helix transcriptional regulator, with translation MYDLTGFQRDLLYVVAGLDDPHGLAVKDELEDYYEKEIHHGRLYPNLDTLVEKGLVEKSQRDRRTNEYTTTRRGTREIEARTEWEAEYVDHDE